A genomic segment from Neobacillus sp. YX16 encodes:
- the tatA gene encoding twin-arginine translocase TatA/TatE family subunit, with protein sequence MLQNIGIPGLILIIMLALIIFGPSKLPEIGRAFGSTLREFRQSTKGLMDDNHEKEKE encoded by the coding sequence ATGCTTCAAAATATCGGAATACCAGGTTTAATACTAATTATAATGCTCGCCCTTATTATTTTTGGTCCTTCCAAGTTACCAGAAATCGGAAGAGCATTCGGCTCAACACTTAGAGAATTTAGGCAATCAACAAAAGGGCTCATGGATGATAATCACGAAAAAGAAAAAGAGTAG
- a CDS encoding heavy metal translocating P-type ATPase: MSDAGLEKSNEKTVYRVQGFTUAGCATKFEKNVKHLDGVSDASVNFGASKLTVYGETTIEELEKAGAFENIKVIPEKQKFEEKKEPFLQKHSKVIASLVFLLIGWISAELNGEESVASILAYATSILVGGFRLFKTGLMNLIRLQFDMKTLMTIAVIGAAIIGEWGEGATVVILFAISEALETYSMDKARQSIRSLMDIAPKEALIRRGNKEFMVEVDNIQIGDIMIVKPGQKIAMDGMVVKGLSSVNQAAITGESVPVAKTVDDEVFAGTLNEEGLLEVRVTKHVDDTTIAKIIHLVEEAQAERAPSQAFVDRFAKYYTPLIMLIALGVAVVPPLFFGGDWDKWIYQGLAALVVGCPCALVISTPVAIVTAIGNAARNGVLIKGGIHLEEMGAIKAIAFDKTGTLTHGIPVVTDYIPQPNTDSDELLTIIAALENGSQHPLASAIMKKAEQDDLPYKALTIEEFSSITGKGIKGKVHNKLYYVGSPNLFGEILSNGLPSNLKATISDLQNKGKTVMVAGTDTEILGLLAVADEVRENSKSVIKKLHSLGIQKTIMLTGDNKGTANAIGQQIGVSDIKADLLPQDKLTLIKELRSKYDRVAMVGDGVNDAPALAASTVGIAMGGAGTDTALETADIALMADDLGKLPFTVKLSRSALNIIKQNIAFSLGIKLVALLLVIPGWLTLWIAIFADMGSTLIVTLNALRLLRIKDK; the protein is encoded by the coding sequence ATGAGTGATGCTGGTTTGGAAAAATCAAATGAAAAAACTGTTTATCGAGTGCAGGGATTCACCTGAGCTGGCTGTGCGACAAAGTTCGAAAAGAACGTAAAACACCTGGATGGTGTTTCTGATGCAAGTGTAAACTTTGGTGCTTCTAAACTTACGGTTTATGGTGAAACAACGATTGAAGAACTAGAAAAAGCAGGGGCCTTTGAAAACATAAAAGTAATCCCTGAAAAACAAAAATTTGAAGAGAAAAAAGAACCATTTTTACAAAAGCATTCAAAAGTAATAGCCTCGTTGGTTTTCTTACTAATTGGGTGGATTTCGGCGGAATTGAATGGGGAAGAGAGCGTTGCCTCCATTTTAGCCTATGCTACGTCTATTTTAGTAGGTGGTTTTCGACTTTTTAAAACGGGATTAATGAATTTAATCCGTTTACAGTTTGATATGAAAACCCTAATGACTATTGCGGTTATAGGTGCTGCAATTATTGGTGAATGGGGAGAGGGTGCAACAGTTGTCATCCTGTTTGCCATAAGTGAGGCTCTTGAAACATACTCAATGGATAAAGCTCGTCAGTCTATCCGTTCCTTAATGGATATTGCTCCGAAAGAAGCCTTGATTCGAAGAGGAAATAAAGAGTTTATGGTTGAAGTGGACAATATTCAAATTGGCGACATTATGATTGTAAAACCTGGGCAAAAAATTGCGATGGATGGGATGGTTGTCAAGGGCTTATCGTCAGTAAATCAAGCAGCGATTACAGGTGAATCAGTTCCAGTTGCAAAAACGGTTGATGATGAAGTATTCGCAGGAACGTTAAATGAAGAAGGACTCCTTGAAGTAAGAGTAACCAAACATGTTGACGACACAACGATTGCAAAGATCATTCATTTAGTTGAGGAGGCGCAAGCAGAGAGAGCACCTTCTCAGGCATTTGTGGATCGATTTGCAAAGTATTACACACCACTCATTATGCTTATAGCTTTGGGCGTAGCAGTGGTACCACCTTTGTTCTTTGGAGGAGATTGGGACAAATGGATTTATCAAGGCTTGGCTGCTCTAGTGGTTGGATGTCCTTGTGCGTTAGTTATTTCAACGCCAGTTGCGATCGTAACCGCAATAGGAAATGCTGCTCGAAATGGTGTTCTAATTAAAGGTGGGATTCATTTAGAGGAAATGGGAGCAATCAAAGCGATTGCCTTTGATAAAACAGGAACCTTAACGCACGGTATTCCAGTTGTAACGGACTACATTCCACAACCAAATACAGATTCTGATGAACTTCTTACCATTATTGCTGCCTTAGAAAATGGTTCCCAGCATCCGTTAGCTTCAGCCATCATGAAGAAAGCGGAACAGGATGATTTACCTTATAAGGCTCTGACCATCGAAGAGTTTTCTTCGATTACAGGTAAAGGCATTAAAGGTAAAGTTCACAATAAATTGTATTATGTAGGTAGTCCAAATTTATTTGGTGAAATATTATCAAACGGACTTCCATCAAACCTAAAAGCTACTATCTCGGACCTTCAAAATAAAGGGAAGACTGTCATGGTAGCAGGGACTGATACAGAAATATTAGGACTACTCGCTGTAGCTGATGAAGTAAGAGAAAATAGTAAATCAGTCATAAAGAAACTTCACTCATTAGGTATTCAAAAAACCATCATGTTAACAGGCGATAATAAAGGGACGGCTAATGCCATCGGGCAGCAGATAGGAGTATCTGACATTAAGGCAGACCTTTTACCTCAAGATAAATTAACCCTTATTAAGGAACTTAGGAGTAAATATGACCGTGTTGCAATGGTCGGAGATGGGGTGAATGATGCACCAGCATTAGCTGCATCTACTGTCGGTATTGCAATGGGAGGAGCAGGAACAGATACTGCCCTTGAAACGGCTGATATAGCTTTAATGGCTGATGATCTTGGAAAACTTCCGTTTACAGTAAAACTAAGCAGAAGTGCATTGAATATTATAAAGCAAAATATTGCATTTTCATTAGGGATTAAACTTGTTGCTTTATTGTTAGTTATCCCTGGTTGGTTGACTCTGTGGATAGCAATATTTGCAGACATGGGTTCCACATTGATTGTGACTCTAAATGCTCTAAGACTTCTCAGAATTAAAGACAAATAA
- a CDS encoding multicopper oxidase domain-containing protein, with the protein MSDKKISRRDILKIGTTGALGIAGSIYLNKVAPFSKVAHAESHHPNHNSHTSNHTNMHDTTKTEGYKMAKRLLTEFDYGKVTKLLDGRTLREYEVVAVDKEIEIAKGIMFPGWTYNGTIPGPTFRCTEGDLLRFHFINKGSHPHSIHFHGIHPPEMDGIAPIAPGQSFTYEFEAKPYGLQIYHCHVLPLARHIHKGLYGNFIIDPKAPREPAIELNMVMNAYDLDLDGANEFYTVNGYAFAFMNHPIKVKKDELVRIYLSNLTEFDLLNSFHLHANYFTYIPTGRNDNPAQYTDTIIQCQGERGILEVRFPYRGKYMFHAHVSEFAELGWMGFFEVE; encoded by the coding sequence ATGTCAGACAAGAAGATTTCTCGGCGGGATATTTTAAAAATAGGAACCACTGGAGCACTAGGGATAGCAGGAAGTATTTATTTAAATAAAGTAGCTCCATTTTCCAAAGTCGCTCATGCAGAAAGTCACCATCCAAATCACAATAGTCATACTTCAAATCACACAAATATGCATGATACGACAAAAACAGAAGGTTATAAGATGGCTAAACGTCTTTTAACCGAATTTGACTATGGAAAGGTGACAAAACTTTTAGATGGACGCACTCTCCGCGAATATGAGGTAGTAGCTGTTGATAAGGAAATTGAGATTGCAAAAGGGATTATGTTTCCAGGCTGGACTTATAATGGAACGATTCCAGGACCAACATTTCGTTGTACCGAAGGGGATTTATTACGATTTCATTTTATTAACAAGGGGAGTCATCCACACTCAATTCATTTTCACGGAATTCATCCGCCTGAAATGGACGGAATAGCACCGATCGCTCCAGGTCAATCATTTACTTATGAATTCGAAGCAAAGCCGTATGGTTTACAAATCTATCATTGTCACGTCCTACCGTTAGCCCGACATATTCATAAAGGGTTATACGGAAATTTTATTATTGATCCAAAAGCACCAAGGGAACCAGCAATAGAACTAAATATGGTCATGAATGCGTATGACTTAGATTTAGATGGTGCAAATGAATTTTATACGGTGAATGGATACGCATTTGCCTTTATGAACCATCCCATTAAAGTCAAGAAGGATGAGCTTGTCCGAATCTATTTAAGTAACTTAACCGAATTTGACTTGCTAAACTCATTTCATTTACACGCCAACTACTTTACCTATATTCCAACAGGCCGAAATGACAACCCTGCTCAATATACCGATACCATCATACAGTGTCAGGGAGAACGTGGGATACTTGAAGTCCGTTTTCCATACAGGGGGAAATATATGTTTCACGCTCATGTAAGCGAATTTGCCGAGCTTGGCTGGATGGGATTCTTTGAGGTTGAATAG
- the prsW gene encoding glutamic-type intramembrane protease PrsW, giving the protein MVEILLAGIAPGLALLSYFYLKDKYEPEPVLMVLFTFISGALLIFPIAFIEYVLKVENIVKYDSIYAIFSSGLVEEFFKWSILFVFAYRNVEFDEPFDGIVYGTSVSLGFATAENIMYLMTNGMEFALTRALLPVSSHALFGVIMGYYISKAKFTKESKLLLLLFSMILPALLHGIFNYLLLNQGSWLSLPPYMVFLWWLGLRKVQLAEISSYNHFKKNYHIQQGKELKSGMRLYFPLSK; this is encoded by the coding sequence ATGGTAGAGATTTTACTTGCAGGAATTGCCCCTGGATTAGCTTTATTAAGTTACTTTTATTTAAAAGATAAGTATGAACCAGAACCTGTATTAATGGTACTTTTTACGTTTATTTCTGGGGCGTTGCTTATATTTCCGATAGCATTTATTGAATATGTACTTAAAGTAGAAAATATTGTTAAATATGATTCCATTTATGCAATTTTTTCTTCAGGTTTGGTTGAAGAATTTTTTAAATGGTCTATTTTATTCGTCTTTGCATACAGGAATGTGGAATTTGATGAGCCTTTTGATGGTATTGTCTATGGAACCTCTGTATCTTTGGGGTTTGCAACTGCCGAAAATATTATGTATTTAATGACTAATGGGATGGAATTCGCTCTTACACGTGCATTACTGCCTGTCTCTAGCCATGCCTTGTTTGGAGTTATTATGGGGTATTATATTAGCAAAGCCAAGTTTACAAAAGAATCAAAGCTGCTCTTATTACTGTTTTCTATGATACTTCCAGCTTTATTACATGGAATATTTAATTATTTATTGTTGAACCAAGGATCTTGGCTGTCGCTACCTCCTTATATGGTGTTCTTATGGTGGTTAGGTTTGAGAAAAGTGCAATTGGCGGAAATTTCAAGTTATAATCATTTTAAAAAGAACTATCATATTCAACAAGGAAAGGAATTAAAATCTGGAATGAGATTATACTTTCCATTAAGTAAATAG
- a CDS encoding histidine kinase has protein sequence MFIVMILAMWRLEKDYIEIDLQTRIFISAGASVFSGLVSYFLFFRGDKN, from the coding sequence ATGTTCATTGTAATGATTTTGGCAATGTGGAGGCTTGAGAAAGATTATATTGAAATTGATTTACAAACGAGAATTTTTATTTCAGCTGGTGCTAGTGTTTTTTCAGGATTGGTATCATACTTCTTATTTTTTAGGGGAGATAAAAACTAA
- a CDS encoding helix-turn-helix transcriptional regulator: MVMGFEKRSKFGKWMDEQKGVNIFELERVSNLSKSTILKLCYNQDYRPRFSTISKINQGLKKLGKEIDINEFFS; this comes from the coding sequence ATGGTAATGGGCTTTGAAAAAAGAAGTAAGTTTGGTAAATGGATGGATGAACAAAAAGGCGTTAATATATTTGAGTTAGAAAGAGTATCAAATCTTAGTAAAAGTACGATCTTAAAATTATGTTACAATCAGGACTATCGTCCGAGATTTTCCACAATAAGTAAGATTAATCAAGGATTAAAAAAACTTGGTAAGGAAATTGACATTAACGAGTTTTTTTCCTGA
- a CDS encoding metalloregulator ArsR/SmtB family transcription factor, whose protein sequence is MKQEDVCEVTCVDEDKVNRLKSSISQQDTLSVAQIFKALADDTRIRIAYALSKEDELCVCDVANIVGSTTATASHHLRLLRNLGLAKYRKEGKLVYYSLDDDHVKQLIQIAFEHQKEVKIHE, encoded by the coding sequence TTGAAGCAAGAAGATGTGTGTGAAGTAACCTGCGTGGATGAGGATAAAGTAAATCGTCTAAAAAGTTCTATTTCACAACAAGATACATTGTCTGTCGCACAAATTTTTAAGGCGTTGGCGGATGACACTAGAATAAGGATTGCTTATGCCTTAAGTAAGGAAGATGAATTGTGTGTATGTGATGTAGCCAATATTGTGGGCAGTACCACAGCTACTGCATCTCATCATTTAAGACTCCTTCGCAATTTAGGGTTGGCGAAATATCGTAAAGAAGGAAAATTAGTTTATTATTCATTGGATGATGACCATGTGAAACAACTAATACAAATCGCCTTTGAACATCAAAAGGAGGTGAAGATCCATGAGTGA
- a CDS encoding NCS2 family permease, translating to MFKLKENQTNTKTELLAGITTFFTMVYIVVVNPVILADAGVPFEQVFTATIISAVVGTLWMALFANYPIAIAPGMGLNAYFAYSVVGGGQNINYETAFAAVFIAGIIFVILSLTPFREKLIDAIPENLKHGITAGIGLFIAFIGLRLTHIITAHPTNLVGLGDLKSPSAALAIVGLAITLILMVLRINGALFFGMIITGLIAFFTNQLSFDQGFVSLPSLPEGLMVGNPITALSDVIGHSLYAVVFSFILVTIFDTTGTMIGVANQAGLMKNGKFPRARQALLSDSIATSIGAMFGTSPTTAYIESTSGVAAGGRTGLTSLTVSVLFILSAFFGPLVSAVSGISAITAPALIIVGSMMMGSIAKIKWDELDEAFPAFLVILSMPLTSSIATGIALGFISYPLLKIAKGKWREVHPLLYVFAVLFFYQLAFLPH from the coding sequence ATGTTTAAACTTAAAGAAAACCAAACAAATACAAAAACAGAACTACTCGCGGGAATTACGACTTTCTTTACAATGGTTTATATCGTTGTTGTGAACCCAGTCATTCTCGCAGACGCAGGTGTACCCTTCGAACAAGTATTCACAGCAACGATTATCTCTGCAGTTGTTGGGACACTTTGGATGGCATTATTCGCAAATTATCCAATCGCCATTGCACCTGGAATGGGACTTAACGCATACTTCGCCTATTCAGTCGTTGGCGGAGGGCAAAATATTAACTATGAAACAGCCTTTGCAGCTGTTTTTATTGCCGGTATCATCTTTGTTATCTTGTCTTTAACACCTTTCAGAGAAAAATTAATTGATGCGATTCCAGAAAACCTCAAACATGGGATTACAGCAGGTATTGGTTTATTTATTGCCTTCATTGGTTTAAGACTTACGCATATCATTACTGCTCATCCCACCAATCTTGTCGGTTTGGGTGATCTTAAATCTCCTTCAGCTGCGCTTGCAATTGTCGGACTGGCCATTACATTAATACTGATGGTGCTGCGAATCAATGGAGCTTTATTTTTTGGAATGATTATTACTGGGCTAATCGCCTTTTTTACGAACCAGCTTTCTTTTGATCAAGGATTTGTATCACTTCCATCTCTTCCTGAAGGATTAATGGTAGGAAACCCTATTACAGCTTTAAGTGATGTCATTGGGCACAGTCTATATGCCGTTGTTTTTTCATTTATTTTAGTAACGATTTTTGATACTACTGGCACAATGATTGGTGTTGCTAATCAGGCTGGATTAATGAAAAATGGGAAATTTCCACGTGCACGCCAAGCCTTACTTTCAGACTCTATTGCAACCTCAATTGGTGCTATGTTTGGTACAAGTCCAACAACAGCATATATTGAATCCACTTCAGGAGTGGCTGCAGGAGGACGAACTGGCTTAACGTCTCTTACCGTTTCTGTCTTATTTATTTTGTCAGCATTCTTTGGACCTCTTGTCAGTGCAGTGTCAGGGATTTCTGCGATTACCGCACCTGCTCTTATTATTGTAGGCAGCATGATGATGGGAAGCATAGCGAAGATTAAATGGGACGAATTAGATGAAGCTTTTCCTGCATTCCTTGTGATTTTGAGTATGCCGTTAACCTCGAGCATTGCAACTGGAATTGCACTTGGTTTCATCAGCTATCCGCTCTTAAAGATTGCTAAAGGAAAATGGCGTGAGGTTCACCCGCTTCTCTATGTATTCGCCGTTTTGTTCTTTTATCAGCTTGCATTTTTACCGCATTAA
- a CDS encoding NAD(P)-binding domain-containing protein, giving the protein MVYDVLVIGAGQAGLAIGYYLKQTKLSFLILDKGSAIGESWKHV; this is encoded by the coding sequence ATGGTATATGATGTTCTTGTTATTGGTGCAGGTCAAGCAGGACTTGCGATTGGATATTACTTAAAACAAACAAAATTATCGTTTCTTATTTTAGATAAGGGAAGTGCTATCGGTGAGAGTTGGAAACACGTATGA
- a CDS encoding copper resistance protein CopC: protein MKKLLFLIICTLFIVPTIANAHTALTTSNPEDGQVVTEDLTELVLTFAGQIESLSTMKLLKDGIC from the coding sequence TTGAAGAAATTACTTTTCTTAATTATTTGTACATTATTTATCGTTCCAACTATTGCGAATGCACATACTGCATTGACAACTTCTAACCCAGAAGATGGTCAAGTTGTAACGGAAGACCTAACAGAACTGGTTCTAACGTTTGCAGGACAAATTGAATCATTAAGTACGATGAAATTACTGAAGGATGGAATATGTTAA
- a CDS encoding ZIP family metal transporter produces the protein MKSKWLITGLIPLVLLMLVLGWVFKNGAGVEREPAAPIEVLNIDQIKIVPSGFVLDVSNTGPDSFTISQVIVDDSVWTFSMTPDSTLKRFDDAKVTINYPWVEGDPHTILLISENGIITEAAIDAATLTPELSWENVLNYGFIGFYVGIVPITLGLLWYPFMKRLKKSWINAILALTVGLLLFLFFGTLFDGFEIGAEAPSVFQGNMVVIISTVLSFLLLIGFDQYQQQRQKRNGYSPLGIALLMATGIGLHNFGEGLAIGSSFALGEAALGTFLIIGFTLHNITEGIGIAAPLLNTKPKISQFVLLGTIAGAPAILGTWFGGFIFSPIWGAVFLGIGAGAILQVIFVISKMLMEDHKKNNEPFVSWMNFSGITLGILIMYFTAFFVKF, from the coding sequence ATGAAATCAAAATGGTTGATTACAGGTCTTATTCCACTTGTGCTGTTAATGCTTGTATTGGGATGGGTATTTAAAAATGGGGCTGGAGTTGAACGAGAACCTGCTGCTCCAATAGAAGTCCTAAATATTGACCAAATTAAAATTGTGCCATCAGGATTTGTGCTAGATGTCAGTAATACTGGTCCTGATTCATTTACCATTTCTCAAGTGATTGTTGATGATTCTGTGTGGACATTTTCCATGACCCCAGATTCTACACTTAAACGGTTTGATGATGCAAAGGTAACCATTAATTATCCATGGGTTGAAGGCGACCCCCATACCATTTTATTAATATCTGAGAATGGAATAATAACGGAAGCAGCAATAGATGCTGCTACATTAACTCCCGAATTATCTTGGGAAAATGTTTTGAATTACGGATTTATTGGCTTCTATGTAGGGATTGTTCCCATTACTCTAGGATTATTATGGTATCCATTTATGAAACGTTTGAAGAAAAGTTGGATAAATGCCATTCTGGCTCTCACAGTTGGTCTCCTACTATTCTTGTTCTTTGGGACTCTATTCGACGGATTTGAAATTGGTGCAGAAGCCCCTTCTGTCTTCCAAGGAAACATGGTAGTAATTATTAGCACCGTCCTTTCATTTCTCCTGTTGATTGGGTTCGACCAGTACCAACAACAAAGGCAAAAACGAAATGGTTATTCACCACTTGGAATTGCTTTATTAATGGCAACAGGGATTGGACTTCATAATTTTGGTGAAGGGTTAGCGATAGGTTCTTCCTTTGCACTTGGTGAGGCTGCATTAGGTACGTTTTTAATAATAGGATTTACTCTGCACAATATTACTGAGGGGATAGGAATTGCTGCCCCATTATTAAATACTAAACCAAAAATTAGCCAATTTGTTTTATTAGGTACAATAGCAGGTGCACCAGCCATTTTGGGAACTTGGTTCGGAGGGTTTATCTTTTCACCAATTTGGGGTGCAGTTTTCCTTGGTATAGGAGCTGGGGCTATATTACAAGTGATTTTCGTAATCTCCAAAATGCTAATGGAAGATCACAAAAAGAATAATGAACCTTTCGTATCATGGATGAATTTTTCGGGCATTACACTCGGAATATTAATCATGTATTTTACAGCTTTTTTTGTAAAATTTTAA
- a CDS encoding nucleotidyltransferase domain-containing protein, with amino-acid sequence MKVEIIRKLKHIEKEYDIKILYACESGSRSWGQHNINSDYDIRFIYIHRPNWYLTIDSQKDFIELPISEKLDITGWELQKCLKSYRKSNPTILECIHSKVVYLKSGLTVNKLRYHTKDIFSPKACLYHYLHMGDKNYRRKNVKNKVKNYFNILRPILSARWIEANSQYPSVEFSVLVEKMVPTVEIKEEIQNLIVKKSNGESTVSNVENINEFINNEIKRLFEYVKTIETNIKDPTPLLNDLFLDSLRESWEIEI; translated from the coding sequence ATGAAAGTAGAAATAATTAGAAAACTAAAACATATAGAGAAAGAATACGATATAAAGATTCTGTATGCTTGTGAAAGTGGATCACGTTCCTGGGGGCAACATAATATTAATAGTGATTATGATATTCGATTTATTTACATACACAGGCCAAATTGGTATCTAACCATAGATTCGCAAAAGGATTTCATTGAGTTGCCAATTAGTGAAAAGCTCGACATCACTGGCTGGGAATTACAAAAGTGTTTAAAATCATATCGAAAATCTAACCCCACAATTCTTGAATGCATACATAGCAAAGTTGTTTATTTAAAGTCGGGTTTAACTGTTAATAAATTAAGGTATCATACCAAAGACATATTTTCACCTAAAGCATGCTTGTACCATTATCTTCACATGGGAGATAAAAATTATCGGAGAAAAAATGTAAAGAATAAAGTTAAAAATTACTTTAACATCCTTAGACCTATACTTTCTGCAAGATGGATAGAAGCAAATAGCCAGTATCCATCAGTGGAGTTTTCTGTTCTTGTAGAAAAAATGGTACCTACTGTAGAAATAAAAGAGGAAATACAAAATTTAATAGTGAAAAAATCAAATGGGGAAAGTACGGTATCTAATGTAGAAAACATTAATGAATTTATCAACAACGAAATAAAACGTTTATTCGAATATGTAAAAACAATTGAAACAAATATAAAAGACCCAACTCCATTATTGAATGATCTTTTTTTAGACAGTTTAAGGGAAAGTTGGGAAATTGAAATCTGA
- a CDS encoding sigma-70 family RNA polymerase sigma factor, whose protein sequence is MNDEKIVQRAIEGDDTAFLNLIQLYKIDLYKTGYSFLKNEEDVLEAIQEVTYRAYKNIRNVREASYFKTWLIRIMINYCNDQLKKKNRVVLGEEVLNFQGSADNYFAMEIQEAMLTLDDRSREILTLKYFHDLKIKDIADSMKRPEGTVKTWLNKALKSLREKLEEKGGKVNV, encoded by the coding sequence ATGAATGATGAAAAAATAGTACAGCGTGCTATTGAAGGGGATGACACAGCTTTTCTTAATTTAATCCAGCTGTACAAGATAGATTTATATAAGACTGGATACTCCTTTTTGAAAAATGAAGAAGATGTACTGGAGGCCATTCAAGAAGTTACCTACCGGGCTTATAAGAATATACGCAATGTTAGGGAAGCTTCTTATTTTAAAACATGGCTGATTCGTATCATGATTAATTATTGTAATGATCAGTTGAAAAAGAAAAATCGTGTAGTGCTGGGGGAAGAGGTTTTGAATTTCCAAGGTAGTGCGGATAATTATTTTGCTATGGAAATTCAAGAAGCGATGCTCACTTTAGATGATCGCTCACGAGAAATTCTAACCCTAAAATACTTTCATGATTTGAAAATAAAGGACATTGCAGATTCCATGAAGCGGCCTGAAGGAACCGTGAAGACTTGGTTGAACAAAGCCTTAAAGTCACTTCGCGAAAAGTTAGAAGAGAAGGGTGGGAAAGTAAATGTATAA
- a CDS encoding DUF4179 domain-containing protein: MYKREEKKLTEYKHSYDDIKIPLDSLDEAILTGFQKAKAEEVRKPRNRKMLFSFMAAAILFFGFFTSIKLSPAFASYVADIPGMEKIIELIRGDKGRMQAIENSYYQEIGVSQEKNGVEISIDGAIADENGLVLFYSIESAEKQKEVILEEVGLFNQNGQKLNWSSASIGSHHTSEEGETAYNGSLEYFFDSPPHQKDFEIKLKIKSDQQTADYRLSFSLNKDVKTKKTYKINKTVTIEGQKITFAEADVYPLRVAVHVKMDPANSKKLLNFDDIRLVDENGEVWNKINNGVIASRISENEAIIYLQSNYFNNPEKLYLEVNKIQAVDKSEAFVVVDTEKEQLLTKPSGNQLYDFELQEDYLMFKLQTEEEFNYFLFGGITDGNGAEVTPKQTENLGTEGEVELRVNIPDLKKVKSPISLELSFFPSWIEGDEKVRIK, from the coding sequence ATGTATAAGAGGGAGGAGAAAAAATTAACTGAATACAAGCATTCCTATGATGATATTAAAATCCCACTAGATTCACTAGATGAGGCTATACTAACTGGTTTTCAAAAAGCCAAAGCAGAAGAAGTTAGGAAACCTCGAAATAGAAAAATGCTTTTCAGTTTTATGGCAGCAGCTATACTTTTCTTTGGATTTTTCACATCCATTAAGCTATCCCCAGCATTTGCATCTTATGTTGCAGACATCCCGGGAATGGAGAAGATAATAGAATTAATTCGTGGTGACAAGGGGCGTATGCAGGCCATTGAAAATAGCTATTATCAAGAAATTGGGGTCTCACAAGAAAAGAACGGTGTTGAAATTTCTATAGATGGAGCGATTGCAGATGAGAATGGATTAGTCCTTTTTTATTCCATTGAATCTGCTGAAAAACAAAAGGAGGTTATCCTTGAAGAAGTGGGGTTATTTAACCAAAATGGTCAGAAGCTAAACTGGAGCTCTGCATCAATTGGAAGCCACCATACTTCTGAAGAGGGAGAAACAGCTTATAATGGATCGCTCGAATACTTCTTTGACAGCCCGCCTCATCAAAAAGATTTTGAAATAAAATTAAAGATAAAAAGTGATCAACAAACGGCTGACTACAGGCTTTCTTTCTCTTTAAATAAAGATGTAAAGACGAAAAAGACATACAAAATAAATAAAACGGTGACGATTGAAGGACAAAAAATAACCTTTGCAGAAGCAGACGTATATCCTTTAAGGGTTGCCGTTCATGTGAAAATGGACCCGGCAAATTCTAAAAAACTGCTTAACTTTGATGATATAAGGCTGGTAGATGAAAATGGGGAAGTATGGAATAAAATAAATAATGGGGTAATTGCAAGTAGAATTTCTGAAAATGAAGCGATTATCTATTTGCAAAGCAACTATTTTAACAATCCAGAGAAGTTGTATTTAGAGGTAAATAAGATTCAGGCAGTAGATAAAAGTGAAGCCTTTGTAGTAGTGGATACAGAAAAGGAACAACTTTTGACGAAACCATCAGGAAATCAGTTATATGATTTCGAGCTACAAGAAGATTATCTGATGTTTAAACTCCAAACTGAAGAGGAGTTTAACTATTTTCTATTTGGGGGAATCACAGATGGAAATGGTGCCGAAGTAACTCCAAAACAAACAGAAAATCTGGGTACTGAAGGTGAAGTTGAACTGCGGGTAAATATCCCTGATTTGAAAAAGGTTAAAAGTCCGATTAGTCTGGAGCTTAGCTTTTTCCCGAGTTGGATTGAGGGGGACGAGAAGGTGAGGATAAAATAA